In Parasegetibacter sp. NRK P23, the genomic stretch ACGATATGATGCACGACAGGGTGGGTGACATTGACGAAGAAGTGCGCCTGCTGCAAAGCCTGGGGATACTGGTGGACCGCGACGAAGAAGGTTACCTGCTTCAGATATTCACCAAGCCCGTGGAAGACAGGCCCACTTTATTCTTCGAAATCATCCAGCGCAAGGGCGCGCAGAGTTTCGGCGCCGGAAACTTTAAAGCATTGTTTGAATCCATTGAAAGAGAACAGGCCCTGAGAGGCAATCTCTGATAATATTTGCCCTGCCGTTTTTAACCTGGCCCGCCCTCGAAAGAGCGCGGGCTTTTTGTTATCGGAATGTGAAGGGTTACCTCTCCATCCTGAAATGTTAAAACCCTATCTTTGCACCAGCAGAAAACATACTATTCAAAGACCCACAGCGTTTTTCAAGATATGAGCAGTGCAATAAAAAGAATTACATTTTTCACGATATTATTCTTCTCTCTTAATCAGGGAAATGCGCAGTCAGCGCAGAGCGCCACCTTCATCGACTACCAGAAGTCCTTCCCCAAGATCACGGATGTGATGAAAAGGAAACAGGATACGCTGATGAAACAGTTCGCCGCTCAGGGACTCAAATGGCCGGCGGCGCAAATGTACCTTCGTTCCTTTAAGTACGACAGTCAGTTGGAAGTATGGGTGCGCTACGCCATGAACGAGTCCTTTAAATTATTCAAGACCTATAAAGTATGCGCCCTTTCCGGAAGTATGGGACCGAAAAGAATGCAGGGCGATTACCAGGTACCCGAAGGGTTTTATTACATCAATGAGTTCAACCCGAGAAGTTCCTACCACCTCTCGCTGGGACTGAACTACCCGAATGCGTCTGACCGGATACTGAGCGATACCTACCACCCGGGCGGCGATATCTACATTCACGGCTCCTGCGTTACTACCGGCTGTATCCCCATCATGGACAACCAGATCGAAGAATTGTACATCCTCGCGGCCTTTGCTAAAAGTGAGGGACAGGATTTTATTCCCGTACACATCTTCCCGATCAGGTTCACCAATGAGAACAGCAAAACCTACCTCAATAAATACCTCCAGACCTTCAACGAATACAATCCTTTCGTTGAGAAACTCAGGGAAGTGTATTTCTATTTTGAAAAACACAAGAAGCTGCCGGTGATTGCAGTGGGCGATAATGGCGAATACATTACCAGCGTGAAGCCGGATGACATTAAAGTGCCTGAGAAGCCACAGCCTAAAAAATACATCCCAAAAACCAGGAAGCACATTGCTTTTGATGAAACGAAAATTCCCGCTTCCGTAAATAAACTGCCGGTTTTCCCCGGTGGAAATCCCGCCTTCCAGAACTTTCTCACCAAAATGAGCGGCGATCTGGGCAAACTGCTGGATGAAAAACAGCACACCGCGTATGTATTGGTAGAATTCATCGTAACCGAGGAGGGTAAACTTATCAACCCGGTGATCGTACGGGGTGGAAATCCTGAACTGAACGATGGCATACTCGACCGTTTTGAGACCCTTCCCAATTGGGAACCCGCTATCCGCCAGGACATTAAAGTGCCCATGAAACTCAAACAAACGGTGGTGATCGAAAAAAAATAGCCCCGCTCCGAAATTTGGCTTTTTCTTAAAATGGTTGTAACTTATAATCCATCCAAATTGCACCATCATGAAGAAAGTAGCCCACATCCTGGCGAGAAAAGGCGCCCATGTACTCACGGTTCACCCCCAGGAAAAAGTGATCCACGCCCTCCAGTTGATGAACGAAAAAAACATCGGTTCACTGGTAGTTGTAGAAGACAATGAATACCTGGGTATCGTAACCGAAAGGGATTACGCCCGCAAAGTGATCATCCGCGGTAAATCTTCGCAGGATACCACTGTGGAAGAAATCATGTCTACGGGCCTGCCACGGATCACCCCCGAAAATTCCATTGACACCTGCATGCACATCATGAGTGAGAACAACATCCGCTATCTGCCTGTTTTTGAAGGAGATAAACTGTGTGGAATTGTATCAATTAATGATGTGGTAACGGAAACCATACTGGCGCAGAAAGAGACCATCGCGCAACTGGAAAGTTATATTCATTCCTGATCCTGAACGAATTGGTCAACTCCCTTTGAAATATTCCTATTTTTGTTGCGATGAAGCAACTGAAAGCGTTAAGGAAATATTTCTGGAAATACCGGCTTAGGTTGTCTGCCGGTATTTTCTTTATCATTCTCTCCAACTATTTTGGCATCCTGGCCCCCCAGATCACGGGATATATTATTGATGTGGTGGACAAGACCCTCCGGGGGCAGGTTCTGGCGCATGATGCCTCCCGTACCTACGACCGGCTCGTTCGCTGGCTCATCGGCTGGATGGAAAGCGGGGGATTCAGTTTTTCGAAGATCATCGCGATCGCGGGTACCACCATCCTGGTGACGGCGCTGCTGAAAGGACTTTTTATGTTCTTCATGCGGCAAAGCATCATCGTGATGAGCCGACACATCGAATACGATCAGAAGAACGAGGTGTACCGGCATTACCAGCAACTGGATGCGCATTTCTTCAAGACACACAGCACCGGCGACCTGATGAACAGGATGGCCGAAGACGTGAGCCGGGTACGCATGTTCACCGGCCCTGCCGTGATGTACCTCATCAACCTCATCGCCACCATCGGGTTCAGCGTGTTCTTCATGCTGCGCACCAATGTACAGCTGACCCTGTATGTGCTGGCCCCGCTGCCATTGCTGGCCATCACCATTTATTATGTGAACAACATCATCAACAAAAAGAGCGAGCGGATACAGGCATTACTAAGTGATATGACCACGAACGCGCAGGAATCCTATTCGGGCATCAGGGTCATCAAGTCATTCGTACAGGAAACCGCCATGTACCGTTTTTTCTCTGATAACGCCGAAGCGTACCGGAAGGGTGCCGTTGGCCTGGCGAAAGTGGAAGCCATTTATTTCCCTTCCATGGCCCTGCTGATCGGATTGAGTACCCTTTTCACCATACTCATGGGCGGCATTTATGTGATCAACGACCAGCCGGGTATGAGTTATGGGGTAATCGCGGAATTTGTGATCTACATCACCATGCTCACGTTTCCCGTAAGTGCCATCGGCTGGGTGGCCAGTATGGTACAACGCGCGGTCGCTTCGCAGAAAAGGC encodes the following:
- a CDS encoding L,D-transpeptidase family protein, yielding MSSAIKRITFFTILFFSLNQGNAQSAQSATFIDYQKSFPKITDVMKRKQDTLMKQFAAQGLKWPAAQMYLRSFKYDSQLEVWVRYAMNESFKLFKTYKVCALSGSMGPKRMQGDYQVPEGFYYINEFNPRSSYHLSLGLNYPNASDRILSDTYHPGGDIYIHGSCVTTGCIPIMDNQIEELYILAAFAKSEGQDFIPVHIFPIRFTNENSKTYLNKYLQTFNEYNPFVEKLREVYFYFEKHKKLPVIAVGDNGEYITSVKPDDIKVPEKPQPKKYIPKTRKHIAFDETKIPASVNKLPVFPGGNPAFQNFLTKMSGDLGKLLDEKQHTAYVLVEFIVTEEGKLINPVIVRGGNPELNDGILDRFETLPNWEPAIRQDIKVPMKLKQTVVIEKK
- a CDS encoding CBS domain-containing protein — protein: MKKVAHILARKGAHVLTVHPQEKVIHALQLMNEKNIGSLVVVEDNEYLGIVTERDYARKVIIRGKSSQDTTVEEIMSTGLPRITPENSIDTCMHIMSENNIRYLPVFEGDKLCGIVSINDVVTETILAQKETIAQLESYIHS
- a CDS encoding ABC transporter ATP-binding protein; the encoded protein is MKQLKALRKYFWKYRLRLSAGIFFIILSNYFGILAPQITGYIIDVVDKTLRGQVLAHDASRTYDRLVRWLIGWMESGGFSFSKIIAIAGTTILVTALLKGLFMFFMRQSIIVMSRHIEYDQKNEVYRHYQQLDAHFFKTHSTGDLMNRMAEDVSRVRMFTGPAVMYLINLIATIGFSVFFMLRTNVQLTLYVLAPLPLLAITIYYVNNIINKKSERIQALLSDMTTNAQESYSGIRVIKSFVQETAMYRFFSDNAEAYRKGAVGLAKVEAIYFPSMALLIGLSTLFTILMGGIYVINDQPGMSYGVIAEFVIYITMLTFPVSAIGWVASMVQRAVASQKRLNEFLDTKPGITQPEYALKPTLKGHVQLENLSFTYQHTGIQALKNINLEIKPGEKIAVIGKTGSGKTTLAQLILRMFDANEGSLKLDGTPIQQIDLAYLRSSLSYVPQDVFLFSETVANNIRFGRREADMDMVQEAARKACIHKEIMEFPQQYETMVGERGVTLSGGQKQRISIARALIKEPSLVVFDDCLSAVDARTEKEILSNLNAYLTDKTAIIITHRIFTLLEFDKIVVLEEGRITEAGTHAELVRADGYYASLFRKQQEEMPSEAP